One Lysinibacillus fusiformis genomic window carries:
- a CDS encoding amino acid ABC transporter ATP-binding protein — MAVIQIEHLSKSFGRNQVLKDVNFQVEKGEVVCLIGSSGSGKSTLLRCINLLETPSGGEIIFKGENILDEKHNIQEYRTHLGMVFQQFNLFNNHNVLKNCTVGQIKVLKRSKEEAEKTALKYLEIVGMAQYVNAKPRQLSGGQKQRVAIARALSMNPEVMLFDEPTSALDPEMVGEVLKVMRQLADAGNTMLIVTHEMEFAKEVADRVVFMDKGVIVEEGAPSKVLVNPEHERTKEFLKRTLK, encoded by the coding sequence ATGGCAGTCATTCAAATTGAACATTTAAGTAAATCATTTGGACGTAACCAAGTGTTAAAAGATGTGAATTTTCAGGTAGAAAAGGGAGAGGTAGTTTGTTTAATCGGTTCTTCAGGATCAGGTAAATCAACATTACTTCGCTGTATTAATTTACTGGAAACACCAAGTGGTGGCGAAATTATCTTCAAGGGTGAAAATATTTTAGATGAGAAGCATAATATTCAAGAATATCGTACACATTTAGGAATGGTGTTCCAGCAGTTTAATTTATTCAATAATCATAATGTCCTTAAAAACTGCACAGTTGGTCAAATAAAGGTGTTAAAACGTTCAAAAGAGGAAGCTGAAAAAACGGCTTTAAAATACCTTGAAATTGTTGGTATGGCACAATATGTTAATGCGAAGCCTCGTCAGCTATCGGGTGGTCAAAAGCAACGTGTCGCAATTGCACGTGCACTATCTATGAATCCCGAAGTAATGCTCTTTGACGAACCGACTTCAGCACTCGATCCAGAAATGGTAGGCGAAGTATTGAAAGTAATGCGTCAATTAGCCGATGCGGGCAATACAATGCTTATCGTGACACATGAAATGGAATTTGCGAAGGAAGTTGCAGATCGTGTCGTATTCATGGATAAAGGTGTTATTGTTGAAGAAGGAGCACCTTCAAAAGTATTAGTGAATCCGGAACACGAACGAACAAAAGAGTTCTTAAAACGAACTTTAAAATAA
- a CDS encoding helix-turn-helix transcriptional regulator — protein sequence MVDLQQNKGYRVISMFDRLMDGQGISKKQEAFTHKVGEKTIQRDLDQIRSYIEQAKLDCHLAYVRTEKVYKLTNTGKNILSKEQVLAIVKILIESRALLKSEMSDIIDNLISIVAADKQELIHNIILNEKHLYVDLNHQKSLLHLIWAISASIQKKKLIKIDYLREGETVPSEIILKPLGVIFSEYYFYLIAYDSKHEKDLPIVYRIDCIQHYLELDKKFQIPYSERFQEGEFRKRIQFMHAGELMHMKFIFKGLSPQAVIDRLPTAKMLSNKEGQCLFEAEVFGHGIKMWLLSQGPNIEVLEPLELREEMIGIIQSMQQNYRYI from the coding sequence ATGGTGGATTTACAACAAAATAAAGGCTATCGTGTCATTTCAATGTTTGACAGACTGATGGATGGTCAAGGAATAAGCAAAAAGCAAGAAGCGTTTACACATAAAGTTGGTGAAAAAACCATACAACGTGATTTAGATCAAATCAGATCGTATATTGAACAAGCTAAATTAGATTGTCATTTAGCATATGTGCGGACAGAAAAGGTATACAAGCTAACGAATACAGGAAAAAATATTTTATCGAAAGAGCAAGTTTTAGCAATTGTTAAAATACTAATCGAATCGAGAGCATTACTAAAATCGGAAATGAGTGATATTATTGATAATCTCATTTCTATTGTAGCTGCAGATAAACAGGAACTTATTCATAATATCATTTTAAATGAAAAACACTTATACGTGGATTTGAATCATCAAAAGTCCTTATTGCATTTAATTTGGGCTATTTCAGCGTCTATTCAAAAGAAGAAGTTGATTAAAATTGACTATTTGCGTGAAGGCGAAACAGTTCCTAGTGAAATAATCTTAAAGCCACTTGGCGTTATTTTCTCGGAATATTATTTTTATTTAATAGCGTATGATAGTAAGCATGAAAAGGATTTGCCAATTGTGTATCGCATCGATTGTATACAACATTACCTTGAGCTTGATAAGAAATTTCAAATCCCCTATTCTGAGCGTTTTCAGGAAGGGGAGTTTCGCAAGCGTATTCAGTTCATGCACGCTGGTGAGCTCATGCATATGAAATTTATATTTAAAGGCTTATCGCCACAGGCAGTAATAGATCGATTACCTACGGCGAAAATGCTGTCAAATAAAGAAGGTCAATGTTTGTTTGAAGCAGAAGTTTTTGGACATGGTATTAAAATGTGGTTACTGAGTCAAGGTCCGAATATTGAGGTGCTAGAGCCACTTGAGTTAAGAGAAGAAATGATTGGCATCATACAATCTATGCAACAAAACTATCGTTATATTTAA
- a CDS encoding D-alanyl-D-alanine carboxypeptidase family protein: MKKFILLCCICAVAFYFYSNKPSEQAVIELPSLHSKNALLLNEKGEVLYEKNADAIIYPASLTKIMTAIVAIEASEDLQMQTMVAPQTITEFTAQNASMAGFKAGDLVTIEDLLYGTLLASGADATATLANAIAGSESEFVTLMNDKARALGLDDTHFVNASGLHDVAHVSSVRDISKLFRYAIENPYFYQILTTKSYTTYVPDKLTIASTLYSKMAGVEDAILGGKTGYTPEAGLCLASVIEKNDEVFIFITTNATGHVRTTPFHVEDALAAYAAL, encoded by the coding sequence ATGAAAAAATTTATTTTACTTTGTTGTATTTGTGCTGTGGCATTCTATTTTTATTCCAATAAACCGTCGGAGCAAGCTGTAATTGAGCTACCTTCGTTACATAGTAAAAATGCTTTACTACTAAACGAAAAAGGTGAAGTGTTATACGAAAAAAATGCAGACGCCATTATATATCCAGCATCGTTAACGAAGATAATGACGGCAATTGTAGCCATCGAGGCGAGTGAGGATCTTCAAATGCAAACTATGGTTGCACCACAAACAATTACGGAGTTTACCGCACAAAATGCCTCCATGGCTGGCTTTAAGGCAGGAGATTTAGTGACGATTGAAGATTTATTATATGGAACATTACTTGCTTCGGGAGCAGATGCGACGGCTACGCTTGCGAATGCTATTGCAGGTAGCGAATCTGAGTTTGTTACACTTATGAATGATAAAGCTCGTGCACTTGGGTTAGATGATACGCATTTTGTGAATGCCAGTGGGCTACATGATGTTGCACATGTATCCAGTGTTCGAGATATTAGTAAGTTATTTCGTTATGCGATTGAAAATCCATACTTTTATCAAATTTTGACTACAAAAAGTTATACAACATATGTGCCCGATAAACTTACGATAGCAAGTACGCTTTATAGTAAAATGGCTGGTGTTGAAGATGCTATTCTAGGTGGCAAAACAGGGTATACGCCTGAAGCAGGGCTTTGCCTAGCATCTGTTATTGAAAAAAATGATGAAGTATTTATTTTCATCACGACGAATGCAACTGGCCATGTTCGGACAACACCATTCCATGTTGAAGATGCACTTGCTGCGTATGCTGCTTTATAG
- a CDS encoding Ntn hydrolase family protein yields the protein MEHFPTIHTNFWDAVIAIPVIMILTQLLKKFFHIKPIWVPSIALIIGLLMSIFISHRHNLLAGIFMGWFYGYSAIGSYASLKTTLIAYRQKNKKSISPPK from the coding sequence ATGGAACACTTTCCAACTATACATACAAATTTTTGGGATGCCGTAATCGCTATCCCTGTTATTATGATTCTTACTCAACTTTTAAAGAAATTCTTTCATATCAAACCAATTTGGGTTCCTTCAATAGCATTAATAATTGGATTGCTTATGTCAATTTTTATTAGTCATCGACATAATCTACTCGCAGGCATATTTATGGGTTGGTTTTATGGATACTCAGCTATTGGAAGTTACGCATCCTTAAAAACTACGCTCATTGCTTACAGACAAAAAAACAAAAAATCAATATCACCACCTAAATAA
- a CDS encoding 5-bromo-4-chloroindolyl phosphate hydrolysis family protein: MLSVGQFLSRHTASLILSLSTVSIAAIAANPGIFLGGLLFAGTYATSTTLLKNSQKKKVMQLAGISKEEYKHIDSQISTANKHIQSLSQNYLRVRSVAAFKQLLEMTRISKNIVKMVKTDPRKFYNVEQFFYAHLPSAVELTDKYTMLSKQPVKDKEIQITLSKTRETLTDLNDTIQIDLKDALSNDIDHLQMEIEFANRSTSRRKEQLEWRGDDK, encoded by the coding sequence ATGCTCAGTGTCGGACAGTTTTTATCTAGACATACCGCTAGCTTAATTTTATCGTTATCAACTGTTTCTATCGCAGCAATTGCGGCAAATCCAGGAATCTTCCTTGGTGGTTTATTGTTCGCTGGAACTTACGCAACGAGTACTACGTTGCTGAAAAATAGCCAAAAAAAGAAAGTCATGCAATTAGCAGGGATTTCAAAGGAAGAATACAAACATATTGATTCACAAATTTCAACAGCAAATAAGCATATTCAATCATTAAGTCAAAATTATTTACGCGTCCGTTCTGTTGCTGCCTTTAAACAATTACTTGAAATGACACGAATTTCAAAAAATATTGTCAAAATGGTCAAGACAGACCCTCGTAAGTTTTATAATGTTGAACAATTTTTTTATGCGCACCTTCCTTCAGCAGTAGAATTAACTGATAAATATACAATGCTTTCAAAACAACCTGTAAAGGATAAAGAAATCCAAATCACCTTGTCGAAAACACGAGAAACATTAACGGATTTGAATGATACCATTCAAATTGACTTAAAAGATGCGCTTTCAAATGATATCGATCATCTTCAAATGGAAATTGAATTCGCTAATCGTTCTACTAGTAGACGGAAAGAACAGCTAGAATGGCGGGGCGATGATAAGTGA
- a CDS encoding DUF7010 family protein — MSKTLENLQKEIIFETKKGFPILLSGAIIFLIFTLMPLVFPIEAIRLIWIFGLGAIFPIGILISKILGVNIHTTGNPLGTLGGVVAAPQAFYIPVFIIVYMNIPEYLPFTIGLLAGSHFLPYMWIYKSKAYLFVTLGTCLSALVLGGFFVDLAFTLVPLAISIVYGIGVLLIQRELKVSLV; from the coding sequence ATGAGTAAAACACTTGAAAATTTACAAAAAGAAATTATATTTGAAACAAAAAAAGGGTTCCCTATTTTACTGTCTGGAGCCATTATCTTTTTAATTTTCACACTAATGCCATTAGTGTTTCCAATAGAAGCTATACGTTTAATTTGGATATTTGGCTTAGGTGCCATTTTTCCTATTGGAATTCTTATTAGTAAAATTCTCGGTGTTAATATACACACTACTGGCAATCCTTTAGGTACTTTAGGAGGGGTAGTTGCAGCTCCCCAAGCTTTTTATATTCCTGTATTTATTATTGTATATATGAATATACCTGAATACCTTCCCTTCACAATCGGTTTACTTGCAGGCTCTCATTTTCTGCCTTACATGTGGATTTATAAAAGTAAAGCTTATTTATTCGTTACTTTAGGCACCTGTCTTTCCGCTCTAGTCTTAGGTGGATTCTTTGTTGATTTAGCATTCACTCTTGTACCTTTAGCGATTTCTATTGTGTATGGTATTGGCGTTCTGTTAATTCAACGAGAGCTTAAAGTCAGTCTTGTTTAA
- a CDS encoding TetR/AcrR family transcriptional regulator, with product MQLTREDWVKAGLNQLAETGIHKVRIEALARSLKITKGSFYHYFRDHQELLDAMIDYWELHATQRIIQSMEQEDASLEHLLRISFCHDKKIEIGIYEWAKFNTLVAARLVEIEEQRINCVAKLYQKKGIADSQAIERARLAYLTYVGWMTRIDANPNFDIEKMFELLLNI from the coding sequence ATGCAATTAACGAGAGAAGATTGGGTAAAGGCTGGTTTAAACCAATTAGCTGAAACAGGAATACATAAAGTTCGCATCGAAGCACTTGCTCGTTCACTGAAAATAACCAAAGGGAGCTTCTATCACTATTTTCGTGATCATCAAGAACTATTAGATGCGATGATAGATTATTGGGAATTACATGCAACACAGCGAATCATTCAGAGTATGGAGCAAGAGGATGCATCATTAGAGCACCTATTACGAATAAGTTTTTGTCATGATAAAAAAATTGAAATTGGTATTTATGAATGGGCAAAATTCAACACACTTGTGGCAGCTCGTTTAGTAGAAATAGAGGAGCAAAGAATTAATTGCGTGGCAAAATTATATCAAAAAAAGGGCATAGCCGATTCACAAGCTATAGAACGAGCGAGACTAGCTTATTTAACATATGTAGGATGGATGACTAGAATTGACGCAAATCCAAATTTTGATATAGAAAAAATGTTTGAGCTATTACTAAATATATAA
- a CDS encoding DUF6501 family protein produces MLHLKWKDAPTLRTVTCKHTNASKYLVSNVLTVGKDYEVKNETEEFLFIIDNTGNIGGYYKDYFG; encoded by the coding sequence ATGTTACATTTAAAATGGAAAGATGCACCAACACTACGCACAGTCACTTGCAAACATACTAATGCATCAAAATACTTAGTTTCAAACGTATTAACAGTAGGGAAAGACTATGAAGTGAAAAATGAAACAGAAGAATTCTTATTCATTATCGACAATACTGGGAATATTGGCGGCTACTATAAAGATTATTTTGGATGA
- a CDS encoding DUF5301 domain-containing protein — MKKRYKIFFVILLPLIILYVATMLLTRDSTFDKEVLEQLDIEHIEEIEIIRASDEKTINISDAAKIDEIMQHLNDQALRKVRFSNPDFEEAYWLTLRINDERTIGMRLDDAKHLYIFLYEENYMKDYKILGDIDLTFIEDLF; from the coding sequence ATGAAAAAAAGATACAAAATATTTTTCGTCATTCTACTACCCCTTATTATTCTCTATGTAGCAACAATGCTATTAACAAGAGATTCAACTTTTGATAAGGAGGTATTGGAACAACTCGATATCGAACATATTGAAGAAATTGAAATCATTCGAGCATCCGACGAAAAAACAATCAATATTTCTGATGCAGCTAAAATTGATGAAATCATGCAACATTTGAATGACCAAGCGCTCAGAAAAGTACGTTTTTCCAACCCAGACTTTGAAGAGGCTTATTGGCTAACACTACGTATTAATGATGAACGAACAATTGGCATGCGTCTTGATGATGCAAAGCATCTATACATTTTTTTATACGAGGAAAATTATATGAAGGATTACAAGATATTAGGTGACATTGATTTAACATTTATCGAAGATTTATTTTGA
- a CDS encoding flavin reductase family protein, translating into MEKMTQVPNTEIIKPKILYYGTPVILLNSLNEDGSVNISPLSSSWALGDYIILGIGLGGKAIENLERHPECVINVPSPSLWENVEKLAPYTGKNPVPEYKKKNGFTFEKEKYAISKLTPAESKTVKPTRIMECPIQIEAIVKHIRMPDYSTDFAIVEVQVIHVHAHKDILTGENYIDPNKWSPLIYNFRHYFGLGNQLGKTFRAE; encoded by the coding sequence ATGGAAAAAATGACGCAGGTTCCTAACACAGAAATTATTAAGCCCAAAATTCTCTACTATGGAACACCCGTGATTTTGTTAAATTCGTTAAATGAGGATGGATCCGTAAATATTAGCCCCCTTTCATCATCATGGGCATTAGGAGATTATATTATTTTAGGAATTGGCCTTGGGGGGAAAGCGATTGAAAATTTAGAACGACATCCTGAATGTGTAATTAATGTTCCAAGTCCTTCTTTATGGGAAAATGTTGAAAAATTAGCTCCTTATACAGGGAAAAATCCCGTTCCAGAATATAAGAAAAAGAATGGATTTACATTTGAAAAAGAAAAATACGCTATTAGTAAATTAACTCCAGCTGAATCTAAAACAGTAAAACCTACACGGATTATGGAGTGCCCCATTCAAATTGAGGCCATAGTAAAACATATTCGAATGCCTGATTATTCCACTGATTTTGCAATTGTTGAAGTACAAGTTATACATGTACATGCGCATAAGGATATTCTGACTGGCGAAAATTATATTGATCCCAATAAATGGAGCCCGCTTATCTATAATTTCCGTCATTATTTCGGTCTTGGTAACCAGTTAGGTAAAACCTTTAGAGCTGAATGA
- a CDS encoding VOC family protein, which translates to MAFQSQNIFINLPVKDLRKSTNFFKELGFAFNLQFTTEDTASMIISDNIFALLMLEERFKAFSKKEVVDTTTSAQAIFCLSAESRDQVNDLVNKALSSGGKSSSDPQDHGFMYVWGFEDVDGHLWEVAYMDESAMNQG; encoded by the coding sequence ATGGCATTTCAATCCCAAAATATCTTTATCAATTTACCGGTGAAGGACCTGAGAAAGTCCACTAACTTTTTCAAAGAGCTCGGGTTTGCGTTCAACTTACAATTCACCACTGAGGACACAGCAAGTATGATTATCAGTGACAATATCTTTGCTTTGTTAATGCTTGAAGAACGTTTCAAAGCGTTTAGTAAGAAGGAAGTTGTGGATACTACTACTTCGGCACAAGCGATTTTCTGTTTATCAGCTGAAAGTCGAGATCAAGTGAATGACTTGGTTAATAAGGCACTGTCATCTGGCGGTAAATCTTCGAGTGACCCTCAAGATCACGGATTTATGTATGTATGGGGTTTCGAGGACGTAGACGGTCATTTATGGGAAGTGGCGTATATGGATGAAAGCGCAATGAATCAAGGATAA
- a CDS encoding DUF3995 domain-containing protein translates to MKLILTLLAVSVLFLISMLHVYWAYGGRWGSDLAIPVKEGEQRPAFVPKKTGTLLVAVLIVMAAMLMLVQGGYLQSIQANIITRIGCIVGSCVFFIRAIGDFKYVGFFKKIKHSEFARNDTWFYSPLCLFFCVVYMFVLL, encoded by the coding sequence ATGAAATTGATTTTGACACTATTAGCGGTAAGTGTGTTATTCCTGATTAGTATGCTACATGTTTATTGGGCTTATGGGGGCCGTTGGGGCTCTGATCTTGCCATACCTGTAAAGGAGGGGGAGCAACGACCCGCTTTTGTTCCTAAGAAAACGGGGACACTATTGGTGGCTGTCCTTATTGTCATGGCAGCAATGTTGATGCTTGTGCAAGGCGGTTATTTACAAAGTATTCAAGCAAACATTATTACCAGAATTGGCTGTATTGTTGGGTCTTGTGTTTTCTTTATCCGAGCGATCGGTGATTTTAAATATGTTGGGTTTTTCAAAAAGATAAAACATTCTGAATTTGCAAGAAACGATACATGGTTTTATAGCCCACTCTGCTTGTTCTTTTGCGTAGTATATATGTTTGTACTGTTGTGA
- a CDS encoding histidine phosphatase family protein, whose translation MNQIIYLLRHGETEFNTQGRYQGVLDSPLTDVGMAQVRQNADMLKSLIGNPNEWKIISSPLGRALKSTEIICEAIGYDVKNVEKENRLTEVDVGDWAGLTTNEIEKSWPSLLQNSDVYNWYFNVPNGESYDAVVGRLTDWFASIKHEPKVIAVSHGLTGRILRGIYAGLEKENALKLEVAQDVFFKLSNKMIHRISLDFDDFY comes from the coding sequence TTGAATCAAATTATTTACTTACTTCGCCATGGAGAAACGGAGTTTAATACACAAGGACGATACCAAGGGGTACTTGATTCTCCTTTAACAGATGTTGGGATGGCTCAAGTACGACAAAATGCCGATATGTTGAAAAGTCTAATCGGAAATCCTAATGAGTGGAAAATAATTTCAAGTCCATTAGGGAGGGCCTTAAAAAGTACCGAAATTATTTGTGAAGCAATTGGCTATGATGTTAAAAATGTAGAGAAGGAAAATCGATTAACCGAAGTGGATGTAGGAGATTGGGCTGGGTTAACCACCAATGAAATTGAAAAATCTTGGCCAAGTCTTTTACAAAATTCAGATGTTTATAATTGGTATTTTAATGTTCCAAATGGAGAAAGCTATGACGCAGTAGTTGGTAGACTAACAGATTGGTTCGCTAGCATTAAACATGAACCAAAAGTGATCGCTGTTTCTCATGGTTTAACAGGGCGGATTTTACGTGGAATCTACGCTGGGTTAGAAAAAGAAAATGCTCTAAAGCTAGAAGTAGCGCAAGATGTGTTCTTTAAATTATCAAACAAAATGATTCATAGAATTTCCTTAGACTTCGATGATTTTTATTAA
- a CDS encoding MORN repeat-containing protein encodes MTHNYEEKELFYPNGIVMYRGGVKKNDFGHDIYDGKGTIFDQDGERLFEGEFVNHMKQGNGMMYLKGQMIYQGEFIQNKKQGNGILYKDGKKYYEGHFRNDLMDGYGILYYEDVIAPYKELRTQYAQLNQPQFEGDFVHGMKKGKGTQYYPNGFLQYEGDFMWNHMQGAGKLYYAHETPTAEELATGVTKLQYEGYFFEDMKHGKGKVYSLQGLLEAEGQFKEDAMTGKGTLYYINGQTSYIGELVNGDKHGRGDYYNEEGKIIYSGEFIHDERLRITPEVEREIEKLQAQLDGLVGLPNAKKELHNLINFIKIQSLRVDHGLTSFPITYHQRSTIGN; translated from the coding sequence ATGACACATAATTATGAAGAAAAAGAACTTTTTTATCCAAATGGTATCGTAATGTATCGTGGTGGCGTCAAGAAAAATGATTTTGGTCATGACATTTATGATGGGAAGGGGACAATTTTTGATCAGGACGGTGAACGATTATTCGAGGGTGAATTCGTCAATCATATGAAGCAAGGCAACGGTATGATGTATTTAAAAGGCCAAATGATTTATCAGGGTGAATTTATACAAAACAAGAAACAAGGGAATGGCATTTTATATAAGGATGGCAAGAAATATTACGAGGGTCATTTTCGTAATGATTTAATGGACGGTTATGGCATTTTGTATTATGAAGATGTGATTGCCCCGTATAAAGAGCTTCGTACGCAATATGCGCAGTTGAATCAACCGCAATTTGAGGGTGATTTTGTGCATGGCATGAAGAAGGGCAAGGGCACACAATATTACCCAAATGGTTTTTTGCAGTACGAAGGCGATTTTATGTGGAATCATATGCAGGGGGCAGGAAAGCTCTATTATGCGCACGAAACGCCTACTGCTGAGGAGCTTGCAACCGGTGTTACGAAACTACAGTATGAAGGTTATTTTTTTGAGGACATGAAACACGGTAAAGGAAAAGTCTATTCACTACAAGGTTTGCTTGAAGCAGAAGGTCAATTTAAAGAGGATGCCATGACAGGAAAAGGCACTCTTTATTATATAAATGGGCAGACTTCGTATATAGGTGAACTTGTAAATGGAGACAAGCATGGGCGCGGGGATTATTACAATGAAGAAGGCAAGATTATATACAGCGGTGAATTTATACATGATGAACGTTTGCGAATTACGCCAGAAGTCGAGCGGGAGATTGAGAAGCTTCAAGCGCAGTTAGATGGATTAGTAGGGCTCCCTAATGCTAAAAAAGAATTACATAATCTCATCAATTTTATTAAAATTCAAAGTCTTCGTGTAGACCATGGTTTAACAAGTTTCCCTATTACCTATCATCAAAGGTCAACAATAGGAAACTAG
- a CDS encoding nucleoside 2-deoxyribosyltransferase encodes MKAYLANGLFSLGDRLVNEQLAAAIRQAVPGIELYVPQENDAINDKSAYADSLAIAKADLTMLQSSDVLVAVLDGVEIDSGVAAEIGAFSMLNRPIVGVFTDVRQQGRENMMKIEALVRDGIENQFVYRNLFVIGLIKRNGIIASSIEEAVQAIVKLKL; translated from the coding sequence ATGAAAGCATATTTAGCAAATGGGTTATTTTCTTTAGGAGATCGTTTAGTCAACGAGCAACTTGCAGCAGCAATCCGACAGGCCGTACCAGGCATTGAATTATATGTACCACAGGAAAATGATGCAATAAATGATAAATCAGCATATGCGGATAGTTTAGCGATTGCAAAGGCGGATTTAACGATGCTGCAAAGTAGTGATGTATTAGTTGCGGTATTAGATGGTGTAGAAATAGATTCAGGTGTTGCAGCTGAAATTGGTGCTTTTTCTATGCTCAATCGTCCAATCGTTGGCGTATTTACGGATGTTCGTCAGCAAGGGCGAGAAAATATGATGAAAATTGAAGCACTTGTTCGAGATGGCATCGAAAACCAGTTTGTTTATCGTAATTTATTTGTAATCGGCTTGATTAAACGCAATGGAATTATTGCTTCTTCTATTGAAGAGGCTGTTCAAGCAATTGTAAAACTGAAATTATAG
- a CDS encoding toxic anion resistance protein, whose product MTANRERIFHLDSLQGVSPLVHSYLEATTEEAMATYETLSPLAQSRALLAASQIDLANFESVLSLGQGSQRSLSQFADRMLTQVKQKDVTKIGQMLDSLMQTLDRVDPAALEPKKPSFFKKMFSKTGPTVKQTLTEFERISIQVERIGVQLERAQLQLFDDVEMLEQLYAHNKGFFEELATAIAAGQMKKQQVIEKELPAKVTSAQTNKQPLVIQQLNDFAEQIERLDQRIYDLQVSQQVALQTAPQIRMIQKANQTLAEKIEFSIVTLIPLWKNQLAMMLSMNMDNHYAQLEERLARTNDRITSASFEQQVTRFKETQRELRSAIQDVFVLHTATEKEKQQLQDVTELKR is encoded by the coding sequence GTGACAGCAAATAGAGAGCGTATTTTTCATTTAGATTCCTTACAAGGCGTTTCACCACTAGTGCATAGCTATTTAGAAGCAACAACTGAGGAGGCGATGGCGACATATGAAACGCTATCGCCTCTTGCGCAAAGTCGTGCGCTCCTGGCTGCTAGTCAAATTGACCTTGCTAATTTCGAATCTGTTTTATCATTAGGGCAAGGTTCCCAGCGTTCCCTCTCTCAATTTGCAGATCGCATGCTTACACAGGTTAAACAAAAGGACGTCACAAAGATCGGCCAAATGCTTGATTCCTTAATGCAAACGTTAGACCGTGTCGATCCAGCTGCCTTAGAACCTAAGAAACCGTCCTTCTTCAAAAAAATGTTTAGTAAAACAGGTCCTACAGTTAAACAAACGTTGACTGAGTTTGAACGCATTAGTATTCAAGTGGAGCGTATTGGCGTACAGCTGGAGCGTGCTCAGCTCCAACTCTTTGATGATGTAGAAATGCTCGAACAATTATATGCGCATAATAAAGGATTTTTTGAGGAGTTGGCTACTGCCATTGCAGCAGGGCAAATGAAGAAGCAGCAAGTTATCGAAAAAGAATTGCCAGCAAAAGTAACAAGTGCCCAAACGAATAAACAACCACTTGTTATCCAACAGCTCAATGATTTTGCCGAACAAATTGAACGTCTCGATCAACGAATTTATGATTTACAGGTTTCTCAGCAGGTAGCCCTTCAAACAGCACCACAAATACGTATGATTCAGAAAGCAAATCAAACACTGGCAGAAAAAATTGAATTTTCAATTGTCACACTTATCCCACTCTGGAAAAATCAATTAGCAATGATGTTATCGATGAATATGGATAATCATTATGCACAACTAGAGGAAAGACTGGCACGTACAAATGATCGCATTACTAGCGCTAGCTTTGAACAACAGGTAACGAGGTTTAAAGAAACACAACGCGAGCTTCGATCCGCTATTCAAGATGTCTTTGTACTACATACAGCGACAGAAAAAGAAAAGCAACAGCTCCAGGATGTAACTGAACTGAAAAGATAG
- a CDS encoding GNAT family N-acetyltransferase — MHIVAIEGVPYAWLNQLQSIHAHVFNGANLPLAKLESKEGLLCLFAIENERIIGFKLGYTHPDGVFYSWLGGVHEDMRGQGIASQLMKKQHERLQLLGYKIVRTYGRNVRKAMLITNIKHGFDIVSTFIDDTGRHKIIFEKSLL; from the coding sequence ATGCATATCGTTGCGATAGAGGGTGTACCATATGCTTGGCTGAACCAATTGCAGAGCATTCATGCCCATGTATTTAATGGAGCAAATCTGCCACTAGCGAAACTAGAAAGTAAAGAAGGCTTACTTTGTTTATTCGCAATAGAAAATGAGCGTATAATAGGTTTTAAGTTAGGTTATACACATCCTGATGGTGTTTTTTATAGCTGGCTAGGTGGCGTTCATGAAGACATGCGTGGTCAAGGAATTGCAAGTCAGTTAATGAAAAAACAACACGAAAGACTACAATTACTTGGTTATAAAATTGTACGTACATATGGTAGAAATGTAAGGAAAGCTATGCTCATAACAAATATTAAGCATGGTTTTGACATTGTTTCTACATTTATTGACGACACGGGTCGGCATAAAATAATTTTTGAAAAATCATTACTTTAA